In the genome of Halobacterium noricense, one region contains:
- a CDS encoding transcription initiation factor IIB has protein sequence MSDTTRTREKREEAESESEESTEEVDADLHCPECGGRLVVDEERGETVCEDCGLVVEEETIDRGPEWRAFGSEESDQKSRVGAPTTNLMHDKGLSTNIGWQDKDAYGNSLSSRQRQKMQRLRKWNERFRTRTSKERNLKQALGEIERMASALGLPKNVRETASVIYRRALNDDLLPGRSIEGVATSALYAAARQAGAPRSLDEVANVSRVERDEIARTYRYVARELGLEVAPTDPASYVPRFCSELGLSDEVERRARDLLESAEKAGLYSGKSPVGLAAAAVYAASLLVDERITQSQVSDVANVSEVTIRNRYHEILEAGGEANVEA, from the coding sequence ATGAGTGACACCACGCGAACCCGCGAGAAGCGCGAGGAAGCCGAGAGCGAGAGCGAGGAGTCCACAGAGGAGGTCGACGCCGACCTCCACTGCCCCGAGTGCGGCGGCCGCCTCGTCGTCGACGAGGAGCGCGGCGAGACGGTCTGCGAGGACTGCGGGCTCGTCGTCGAGGAGGAGACCATCGACCGCGGGCCCGAGTGGCGCGCGTTCGGCAGCGAGGAGAGCGACCAGAAGTCCCGCGTCGGCGCGCCCACCACGAATCTGATGCACGACAAGGGATTGTCGACGAACATCGGCTGGCAGGACAAGGACGCCTACGGCAACAGCCTCTCCAGCCGCCAGCGCCAGAAGATGCAGCGGCTCCGCAAGTGGAACGAGCGCTTCCGTACGCGCACCTCGAAGGAACGCAATCTGAAGCAAGCCCTCGGCGAAATCGAGCGGATGGCCTCCGCGCTCGGTCTCCCGAAGAACGTCCGCGAGACAGCCTCCGTCATCTATCGCCGCGCGCTCAACGACGACCTGCTCCCCGGCCGCAGCATCGAGGGCGTCGCCACGAGCGCGCTGTACGCGGCCGCGCGGCAGGCGGGCGCACCCCGCAGTCTCGACGAGGTGGCGAACGTCAGCCGCGTCGAACGGGACGAAATCGCGCGCACCTACCGCTACGTCGCCCGCGAACTCGGCCTCGAAGTCGCGCCCACGGACCCCGCCAGCTACGTCCCGCGGTTCTGCTCGGAACTCGGGCTCTCCGACGAAGTCGAGCGCCGCGCTCGCGACCTTCTGGAGAGCGCCGAAAAGGCAGGCCTCTACTCAGGGAAATCCCCGGTCGGGCTCGCGGCTGCGGCCGTCTACGCCGCCAGCCTCCTCGTGGACGAACGCATCACGCAGAGTCAGGTCAGCGACGTCGCAAACGTCAGCGAAGTCACCATCCGCAACCGCTACCACGAGATTCTGGAGGCCGGCGGCGAGGCGAACGTCGAAGCCTGA
- a CDS encoding acyl-CoA thioesterase yields MSETARLMDSYTEMTELLLPNDTNNLGRALGGAVLHWMDICAAIASMRFSGRQCVTASMDHVDFIAPIEMGEVAVVEAFVFDVGQSSIEVKVEVRAEDPVEGTERKTTTSFFTFVALDDDGKPTEVPRLACDTEAEAALRQDALDAHAEQQ; encoded by the coding sequence GAGACGGCGCGCCTGATGGACTCCTACACGGAGATGACGGAACTGCTGTTGCCCAACGACACGAACAACCTCGGCCGCGCGCTCGGTGGCGCGGTCCTGCACTGGATGGACATCTGCGCGGCCATCGCGTCGATGCGGTTCTCCGGCCGACAGTGCGTCACTGCCTCCATGGACCACGTCGACTTCATCGCGCCCATCGAGATGGGCGAGGTCGCGGTCGTGGAGGCGTTCGTCTTCGACGTCGGCCAGTCCAGCATCGAGGTGAAAGTCGAAGTCCGCGCCGAGGACCCCGTGGAGGGCACGGAGCGCAAGACCACGACGTCGTTTTTCACGTTCGTCGCGCTCGACGACGACGGCAAGCCCACCGAGGTGCCGCGGCTGGCCTGCGACACGGAGGCCGAGGCGGCGCTCCGGCAGGACGCCCTCGACGCCCACGCCGAACAGCAGTAA
- the gatA gene encoding Asp-tRNA(Asn)/Glu-tRNA(Gln) amidotransferase subunit GatA: protein MSLNAYITEDVIEGSGDGPLAGKTVAVKDNISTEGVRTTCGSKMLEAYVPPYDATVVERLKDAGATIPGKTNMDEFGMGTTTETSYFGATKNPVDEDYVPGGSSGGSAAAVAAGDADLALGTDTGGSIRCPAAFCGVVGIKPTYGLVSRYGLVAYANSLEQIGPIAPTVEDAAALLDVVAGPDENDGTTREEGADTDFASAADGDVEGLTIGVPTELVEGAEDAVVETFDATIEDLREQGATVEEVSLPSAEYAVAAYYVIAMSEASSNLARFDGVRYGHSGGYEGNWNESFAKARSEGFGDEVKRRILLGTYALSAGYHDKYYKQAQEARAWVKQDFDEAFEDVDVLASPTMPILPPKLGESLDDPLKMYLADANTTPVNLANLPAISVPAGEADGLPVGLQLVGPAFGEETIINAAAAVED, encoded by the coding sequence ATGAGCCTGAACGCGTACATCACCGAGGACGTCATCGAGGGCAGCGGGGACGGCCCGCTCGCCGGGAAGACCGTCGCCGTCAAGGACAACATCTCCACCGAGGGCGTCCGCACGACCTGTGGGTCGAAGATGCTCGAAGCGTACGTGCCGCCGTACGACGCCACCGTCGTCGAGCGCCTGAAGGACGCGGGCGCGACCATCCCCGGAAAGACGAACATGGACGAGTTCGGGATGGGGACGACCACGGAGACGTCGTACTTCGGCGCGACGAAGAACCCGGTCGACGAGGACTACGTCCCAGGTGGCTCCTCGGGCGGCAGCGCGGCGGCGGTCGCGGCGGGAGACGCCGACCTCGCGCTCGGGACGGACACCGGTGGTTCGATTCGGTGTCCCGCCGCCTTCTGCGGCGTCGTCGGCATCAAGCCGACGTACGGGCTCGTCTCCCGGTACGGCCTGGTCGCGTACGCGAACAGCCTCGAACAGATAGGCCCCATCGCGCCGACCGTCGAGGACGCCGCGGCGCTGCTGGACGTCGTTGCGGGCCCCGACGAGAACGACGGCACCACCCGAGAGGAGGGCGCTGACACGGACTTCGCGAGCGCCGCCGACGGCGACGTCGAGGGCCTCACCATCGGCGTCCCCACGGAACTCGTGGAGGGTGCCGAGGACGCGGTCGTGGAGACGTTCGACGCGACAATCGAAGACCTCCGCGAGCAGGGCGCGACGGTCGAGGAAGTCAGTCTCCCCTCGGCGGAGTACGCGGTCGCGGCGTACTACGTCATCGCGATGTCGGAGGCGTCCTCGAATCTGGCGCGGTTCGACGGCGTCCGGTACGGCCATTCTGGTGGCTACGAGGGCAACTGGAACGAGTCGTTCGCGAAGGCGCGCTCGGAGGGCTTCGGCGACGAGGTCAAGCGCCGCATCCTCCTCGGGACGTACGCGCTTTCGGCGGGCTACCACGACAAGTACTACAAGCAAGCACAGGAGGCCCGCGCGTGGGTGAAACAGGACTTCGACGAGGCGTTCGAGGACGTCGACGTGCTCGCGTCCCCGACGATGCCGATTCTACCGCCGAAGCTCGGCGAGAGCCTCGACGACCCGCTGAAGATGTACCTCGCGGACGCGAACACGACGCCCGTGAACCTCGCCAACCTCCCCGCCATCTCGGTGCCGGCGGGCGAAGCCGACGGCCTCCCAGTTGGCCTCCAGCTCGTCGGCCCGGCGTTCGGCGAGGAGACGATTATCAACGCTGCCGCGGCGGTCGAGGACTGA
- a CDS encoding UbiA family prenyltransferase, translating into MSRKQHCRAALSGDSTWFVAQLARAKHLWTVLLYSSAYLSVVTVIEVGIAMAVLSLPLSPAPAVVGLITFAVYANDRIADVDDDAVDKPEQAAFVRRHEDVLYVAAALAYGLAIALAMLGGPLALALALLPGAFWVLYASDWLPQLGSRFCRLKDVLVVNTAVVALAWAVSLTFLPVAFADGGVTPAVALVFAYFFLRSFVDTELPNVRDREGDREAGVRTLPVVLGLERTRLVLYAVDAITAAVLAYALAAGYLSVSVALALGVGLVYSLVVTSLLARYADRAWLTVAPELEYVVVGAVLSLVALG; encoded by the coding sequence ATGTCACGGAAACAACACTGCCGGGCGGCGCTCTCCGGCGACTCGACGTGGTTTGTCGCACAGCTCGCTCGCGCGAAACACCTCTGGACGGTTCTGTTGTACAGTTCGGCGTACCTCTCGGTGGTCACGGTCATCGAAGTCGGCATCGCGATGGCGGTGCTGTCACTGCCGCTGAGCCCCGCACCCGCCGTCGTCGGCCTGATTACGTTCGCCGTCTACGCGAACGACCGCATCGCCGACGTCGACGACGACGCCGTCGACAAACCCGAGCAGGCCGCGTTCGTGCGCCGGCACGAAGACGTCTTGTACGTCGCAGCGGCGCTCGCGTACGGACTCGCCATCGCGCTCGCGATGCTCGGCGGTCCGCTGGCGCTGGCACTGGCGCTGCTCCCCGGCGCGTTCTGGGTGCTGTACGCCAGCGACTGGCTGCCGCAGCTCGGCTCGCGCTTCTGCCGGCTGAAGGACGTTCTCGTCGTCAACACGGCCGTCGTCGCGCTGGCGTGGGCGGTGTCGCTGACGTTCCTGCCAGTGGCGTTCGCCGACGGCGGCGTGACGCCCGCCGTCGCGCTCGTGTTCGCGTACTTCTTCCTGCGGTCGTTCGTCGACACCGAGCTCCCGAACGTCCGCGACCGCGAGGGCGACCGGGAGGCCGGCGTCCGCACGCTTCCCGTGGTGCTCGGCCTCGAACGGACGCGACTCGTCCTCTACGCCGTCGACGCGATTACCGCCGCAGTCCTCGCGTACGCCCTGGCTGCCGGCTACCTCTCGGTGTCGGTCGCGCTCGCGCTCGGCGTCGGCCTCGTCTACTCGCTGGTCGTCACGAGCCTGCTGGCGCGCTACGCCGACCGCGCGTGGCTGACCGTCGCGCCCGAACTCGAATACGTCGTCGTCGGCGCCGTGCTCTCCCTGGTCGCCCTCGGATAA
- a CDS encoding histidine kinase N-terminal 7TM domain-containing protein — translation MVALLELLTVVLLVSIAVSFAAGLLAWRERPEPGASALVLMLGGVGWWTAFLVFELQADSLARKLLWSDVQWVGVVVIPLAWLLFALAYTGRDEYVRSHVVAVLAVIPAVTVVLAATSGSHDLLYRSTSVVSYGDLVLLHRTGGPWYWVVAAYTYVLGVLGFVPLVDLIRSNAVLFRGQSTALLFGSLTPWVTNVLSVAGMLPLPEFDPTPIAFAVTGVAFLGALTQFQLFGASPAPNWRARRLVFERMDDAAVVVDRHGYVVDANESAEPLLGRSRYDAIGESVASMLPSLGPLDGECRPEHVTIAVDGDDTPFDVSVTPIHDVRDRLIGRVVTLHDVSRYFRQKQRLEVLNRAFRHNIRTDTQMILGYVGQLSVDTDEEREAVDIVEQRASRIAGLGEKARVIIDLLEREQEPTRPVSVRELLDGRVERLRDAFPGVTVDVAEFPADCRVPATLGPVVWNALENAAEHNTNENACVNISVETHDGRVQIRVADNGPGIHEGEYEVLQRGTETQLDHASGLGLWLIHWGTDIAGGHVTFADNEPTGAVVTLDVPRLD, via the coding sequence GTGGTCGCGCTCCTCGAACTCCTGACCGTGGTCCTGCTGGTCAGCATCGCGGTCAGCTTCGCCGCCGGGCTGCTCGCGTGGCGCGAGCGGCCGGAACCGGGCGCGTCCGCGCTCGTGCTCATGCTCGGCGGGGTCGGCTGGTGGACGGCGTTTCTGGTGTTCGAACTGCAGGCCGACTCGCTCGCGCGGAAGCTGCTGTGGTCGGACGTCCAGTGGGTCGGCGTCGTCGTCATCCCACTGGCGTGGCTGTTGTTCGCGCTTGCGTACACCGGCCGCGACGAGTACGTCCGCTCGCACGTGGTCGCGGTGCTCGCCGTCATCCCCGCGGTGACGGTGGTGCTGGCGGCGACCAGCGGGTCCCACGACCTGCTCTACCGTTCGACGAGCGTCGTCTCGTACGGCGACCTCGTGTTGCTCCACCGCACCGGCGGGCCGTGGTACTGGGTCGTCGCGGCGTACACGTACGTGCTCGGCGTGCTCGGGTTCGTCCCACTCGTCGACCTGATTCGGAGCAACGCGGTGCTGTTCCGCGGGCAGAGCACCGCCTTGCTGTTCGGGTCGCTGACGCCGTGGGTGACGAACGTCCTCTCCGTCGCGGGCATGCTCCCGCTCCCCGAATTCGACCCCACACCCATCGCGTTCGCCGTCACGGGCGTGGCGTTCCTCGGCGCGCTCACGCAGTTCCAGCTGTTCGGCGCGAGCCCCGCCCCGAACTGGCGGGCGCGCCGGCTCGTCTTCGAGCGGATGGACGACGCCGCCGTCGTCGTCGACAGGCACGGCTACGTCGTGGACGCCAACGAGAGCGCGGAGCCGCTGCTGGGGCGGTCGCGCTACGACGCCATCGGCGAGTCGGTGGCGTCGATGCTGCCGTCGCTGGGCCCGCTCGACGGCGAGTGCCGGCCGGAGCACGTCACAATCGCCGTCGACGGCGACGATACGCCGTTCGACGTCTCGGTGACGCCCATCCACGACGTCCGCGACCGGCTCATCGGGCGCGTCGTCACGCTCCACGACGTCAGCCGGTACTTCCGGCAGAAGCAACGACTGGAGGTGCTGAACCGCGCGTTCCGCCACAACATCCGCACCGACACCCAGATGATTCTCGGCTACGTGGGCCAGCTGTCCGTCGACACGGACGAGGAGCGCGAGGCCGTGGACATCGTGGAGCAGCGCGCGTCCAGAATCGCGGGGCTCGGGGAGAAGGCCCGGGTCATCATCGACCTCCTCGAACGCGAGCAGGAGCCGACACGGCCGGTCAGTGTCCGGGAACTGCTCGACGGCCGCGTCGAGCGGCTCCGCGACGCGTTCCCCGGGGTGACCGTCGACGTCGCCGAGTTCCCCGCGGACTGTCGCGTGCCGGCCACGCTCGGCCCCGTCGTCTGGAACGCCCTCGAAAACGCCGCCGAGCACAACACGAACGAGAACGCGTGCGTGAACATCAGCGTCGAAACGCACGACGGCCGCGTGCAGATTCGCGTCGCCGACAACGGCCCCGGCATCCACGAGGGCGAGTACGAAGTGCTACAGCGGGGGACGGAGACGCAACTCGACCACGCCAGCGGGCTCGGCCTCTGGCTGATTCACTGGGGGACGGACATCGCGGGCGGGCACGTGACGTTCGCGGACAACGAGCCGACCGGCGCGGTCGTCACGCTCGACGTGCCGCGCCTCGACTGA
- the gatC gene encoding Asp-tRNA(Asn)/Glu-tRNA(Gln) amidotransferase subunit GatC yields the protein MSDSVDADEVEHVADLARVDLDDEERAQFADQFGDILEHFEALDEVPEVEAEPDLVNVMRSDEVEQSLSQEEALRNADDSEDGRFKGPKVS from the coding sequence ATGAGCGATTCTGTGGACGCCGACGAGGTCGAGCACGTCGCGGACCTCGCGCGCGTGGACCTCGACGACGAGGAGCGCGCGCAGTTCGCCGACCAGTTCGGCGACATCCTCGAACACTTCGAAGCACTCGACGAGGTGCCCGAAGTCGAGGCCGAACCCGACCTCGTGAACGTGATGCGCAGCGACGAGGTCGAGCAGAGCCTGAGCCAGGAGGAAGCGCTGCGGAACGCCGACGACAGCGAGGACGGCCGCTTCAAGGGCCCGAAGGTGTCGTAA